From Diaminobutyricibacter sp. McL0608, one genomic window encodes:
- a CDS encoding Gfo/Idh/MocA family protein — protein MIDLFADVSDYCRLEIPAEDRQPIAIVGAGGIVDGAHLPAYAIAGLEVIGITDTDLDRAQRVADRHGIPRVFATLEDLLASDAVVVDIAVPVSAQPPIFSAAIAAGKHVLAQKPFADNPVTARELASLAERSGLVAAVNQQMRFDEGIAAAHRMIELGWLGSLTSFSIIVNIDTDWTQWEWARSMERLEIMVHSIHYHDAVRWFMGEPSSVYAVAGRKPGQFPVGETRTMSMYTFANGASALVHANHTNSGGDNYAEFRIEGSHGAIRGTLGLLYDYPNGRPDTLDVTSSIVGTDGWIPYPVTQRWFPNAFIGSMGSVFEAIRSGAEPRSSVADNVRTIELVDALYRSMETNEVVQLGTGLRQ, from the coding sequence ATGATCGACCTCTTCGCCGACGTCTCGGACTACTGCCGCCTTGAAATCCCGGCGGAGGATCGCCAACCGATCGCGATCGTCGGCGCCGGCGGCATCGTAGACGGTGCCCACCTGCCCGCCTATGCGATCGCTGGGCTCGAGGTGATCGGAATCACTGACACCGATCTCGATAGGGCGCAGCGGGTGGCTGATCGCCACGGCATTCCGCGGGTCTTCGCAACGCTCGAGGACTTATTGGCCAGTGATGCCGTCGTCGTCGATATCGCGGTCCCGGTCAGCGCCCAGCCGCCGATCTTTTCTGCCGCTATCGCGGCGGGCAAGCACGTGCTCGCGCAGAAACCGTTCGCCGACAACCCGGTCACGGCACGCGAACTCGCCTCGTTGGCGGAACGGTCCGGGCTCGTAGCTGCGGTCAACCAACAGATGCGGTTCGACGAGGGCATCGCCGCCGCCCACCGGATGATCGAACTGGGCTGGCTCGGATCGCTCACCTCGTTTTCGATCATCGTCAACATCGACACCGACTGGACGCAATGGGAGTGGGCTCGTTCTATGGAACGGCTCGAGATCATGGTCCATTCGATCCACTATCACGACGCGGTCCGTTGGTTCATGGGCGAGCCGTCATCCGTCTACGCGGTTGCCGGTCGCAAGCCAGGGCAGTTCCCCGTTGGGGAGACGCGCACGATGAGCATGTACACCTTCGCCAACGGCGCCTCAGCCCTGGTTCATGCAAACCACACCAACAGCGGCGGTGACAATTACGCCGAGTTCCGCATCGAAGGCTCACACGGAGCAATCAGGGGCACGCTCGGCCTGCTGTACGACTACCCGAACGGCCGCCCAGACACACTCGACGTCACCAGCTCGATAGTCGGCACCGACGGCTGGATCCCCTACCCCGTGACCCAGCGGTGGTTTCCGAACGCGTTCATCGGGTCGATGGGTTCGGTGTTCGAGGCGATCCGATCGGGTGCCGAGCCGCGCAGTTCCGTCGCTGATAACGTGAGAACGATCGAGCTCGTCGACGCGCTCTATCGGTCGATGGAGACCAACGAGGTCGTGCAACTCGGTACAGGCCTTCGTCAGTAA
- a CDS encoding LacI family DNA-binding transcriptional regulator: protein MVRMRDVAARAGVSPGAVSRILSGDTALRVSAETRERVVTAARELNYIPNYAAKSLRTSRTRTIALIVPDITSAVFAELTRGVEEEAASRDLAIVLGRAERLDEDRGWLRGLVGEGRIDGAILQPPDGTTPADVEALIVPGTSLVLINSVSDGPVSTIVLDDGAGIAKAVEHLIALGHTRIGFVGSPVGSATGIRRQAGFRAAMHDAGLAVRETWMTDRGYAGEDGREAVRDLLERGPMPSGLVVANLNAALGVLAEIHAHGLRVPSDISIVALHDVWYADATWPPITTVRMPLRRLGTSAVTALSNGSGTVSHATIDSPAPELILRKSTSAPPTR, encoded by the coding sequence ATGGTCAGGATGCGTGATGTCGCGGCGCGCGCCGGAGTTTCTCCCGGCGCCGTTTCGCGCATCCTCTCCGGCGATACGGCCCTGCGAGTATCTGCTGAAACACGCGAGCGGGTCGTCACCGCGGCGCGGGAGCTCAACTACATCCCGAACTACGCAGCGAAATCGCTGAGGACATCGCGTACGCGGACAATCGCGCTCATCGTGCCCGACATCACGAGCGCCGTGTTCGCAGAGCTCACTCGGGGTGTCGAGGAGGAAGCGGCGTCGAGAGACCTCGCCATCGTGCTCGGACGCGCCGAACGCCTCGACGAGGACCGCGGGTGGCTTCGGGGCCTTGTCGGCGAAGGCCGGATCGACGGTGCGATCCTGCAGCCACCAGACGGCACCACCCCGGCGGACGTGGAGGCGCTTATCGTCCCTGGTACGTCGCTCGTGTTGATCAACTCAGTTTCCGACGGACCGGTGAGCACGATCGTCCTCGACGATGGAGCGGGTATCGCAAAAGCGGTCGAACACCTGATCGCACTTGGTCACACCAGGATCGGGTTCGTGGGCAGCCCGGTCGGAAGCGCAACAGGCATCCGCCGACAGGCCGGCTTCCGGGCTGCAATGCATGACGCGGGCCTCGCCGTTCGCGAAACCTGGATGACCGACCGCGGCTATGCGGGAGAGGACGGCCGCGAGGCGGTGCGCGACCTTCTCGAGCGGGGGCCGATGCCATCCGGACTCGTGGTTGCCAACCTCAACGCGGCACTCGGCGTACTCGCAGAGATCCACGCACACGGACTGCGCGTTCCCTCCGACATCTCCATCGTCGCCCTCCACGATGTGTGGTACGCCGACGCGACATGGCCGCCGATCACGACCGTCAGGATGCCCCTCCGGCGCCTGGGGACCTCGGCCGTGACTGCACTTTCCAACGGCTCCGGCACCGTCTCGCACGCCACGATAGATTCACCGGCACCCGAGCTCATCCTTCGAAAGTCGACCTCCGCACCCCCAACACGGTAG
- a CDS encoding MaoC family dehydratase codes for MKNPNTDPAARNAVPVWNQDVQLYEDYEVGEVDRSIRRTISEGEMMLFSSLLVDLHPYVADDIFAREEGHFGKRIVPGALVFSYGMGLMAHNNVNTFSYGYDRLRFIKPVFVGDTIYTMRTLLRKEPKYDDMGLFVVSYEVFRADDEQLVLYCEHLQTVKYRDPLVAKASA; via the coding sequence GTGAAGAATCCGAACACCGACCCCGCCGCCCGAAACGCCGTACCGGTCTGGAATCAAGACGTCCAGCTCTACGAGGACTACGAAGTCGGCGAGGTCGATCGCTCCATTCGACGCACGATCTCAGAGGGCGAGATGATGCTGTTCTCGAGCCTCCTCGTCGACCTCCACCCGTACGTTGCCGATGACATCTTCGCGCGTGAAGAAGGCCATTTCGGCAAGAGGATCGTCCCGGGCGCACTCGTCTTCAGCTACGGCATGGGCCTGATGGCACACAACAACGTGAACACGTTCAGCTACGGGTACGACCGGCTGCGGTTCATCAAGCCGGTCTTCGTCGGCGACACCATTTACACGATGCGCACTCTGCTTCGCAAGGAGCCGAAATACGACGACATGGGCCTGTTCGTCGTCTCGTACGAAGTGTTTCGTGCCGACGACGAACAACTGGTGCTCTATTGCGAACACCTCCAGACCGTCAAGTATCGTGACCCCCTCGTTGCGAAGGCTTCAGCATGA
- a CDS encoding CaiB/BaiF CoA transferase family protein: MTQPALPLDGMLVLDFSQFLSGPMAAMRLGDLGARVIKIERPQSGDIGRRLAFAGIVEDGDTLSFHITNRNKESYAADLKNEDDLEGIRALVAKADVIVQNFRPGIMERLGFGYEAVAAVNPRVVYASVSGYGDQGPWKDRPGQDLLAQSLSGLPWLNGSSDDPPVPVGIALADVMASIHLASGVTAALLRRERTGVGGRVDTSLLESLLDLQFELLSSRLGDSSIEVRRGAKNTAHAFLPAPYGVYPTSNGYLAIAMTPVPELGTLVGLDLHEYADPESWWTDQAAITQVLAAHLATQSTEHWLCILDAADIWCAPVLSLPELVSHPGFMALDMAQETERPNAAGGAPVAIQTTRTPVRFDGHPIKHRKGAPRLGEHTAAIRAEFSEKG; this comes from the coding sequence GGGCCCATGGCGGCGATGCGCCTCGGCGACCTGGGCGCCCGCGTGATCAAGATCGAGCGTCCTCAAAGCGGCGACATCGGTCGCCGTCTCGCGTTCGCCGGCATCGTGGAGGACGGCGACACCCTCTCCTTCCACATCACCAACCGGAACAAGGAAAGCTATGCCGCCGACCTCAAGAATGAGGACGACCTTGAAGGAATTCGTGCGCTCGTAGCCAAGGCCGACGTGATCGTACAGAACTTCCGGCCGGGAATCATGGAACGCCTGGGCTTCGGCTATGAGGCCGTCGCCGCTGTGAACCCGCGCGTCGTGTACGCAAGCGTGAGCGGGTACGGGGACCAGGGCCCGTGGAAGGATCGGCCGGGGCAGGATCTGCTCGCCCAGTCTCTATCGGGGCTTCCCTGGCTCAACGGCAGCTCCGACGACCCGCCGGTTCCAGTAGGTATCGCGCTCGCGGATGTGATGGCATCCATCCACCTGGCCAGCGGTGTCACGGCCGCGCTGCTTCGACGTGAACGTACGGGTGTCGGCGGTCGCGTCGACACGAGCCTGTTGGAGTCGCTGCTCGACCTTCAGTTCGAACTGTTGAGTTCGCGCCTCGGGGATTCGTCGATCGAGGTTCGACGCGGAGCGAAGAACACCGCGCACGCGTTCCTGCCAGCGCCTTATGGCGTATATCCCACCTCCAACGGGTACCTCGCGATCGCAATGACACCGGTGCCCGAACTCGGAACACTCGTCGGTCTCGATCTCCACGAGTACGCCGATCCCGAAAGCTGGTGGACCGACCAGGCAGCAATCACCCAAGTACTCGCAGCTCATTTGGCGACGCAGTCGACCGAGCACTGGCTCTGCATCCTCGATGCCGCCGATATCTGGTGCGCTCCGGTGCTCAGCCTGCCCGAACTCGTCTCGCACCCCGGCTTCATGGCGCTCGACATGGCTCAAGAGACCGAACGACCGAACGCCGCGGGCGGCGCCCCGGTCGCCATCCAGACGACCCGGACACCGGTGCGCTTCGACGGGCACCCGATCAAGCACCGCAAGGGCGCGCCAAGGCTCGGCGAGCACACCGCCGCGATCCGCGCCGAGTTCTCAGAGAAAGGCTGA